TTAGCTTTGTTAACCATGTCCTTTCCTTTCGTTTCTTACCTTTGCTAGCCATGACTTTATCTTCCTTTTCGGTATAAGCTTTGCTAGCCATTTCCTTTCATTTCGTTTCTTACCTTTGTTAACCATGTCCTTTCCTTTCGTTTCTTACTTTTGCTAGCCATGTCTTTTCCTCTCTTACCTTTGCTAACCATGACTTTATCTTCCTTTTCGGTATAAGCTTTGCTAGCCATTTCCTTTTATTTCGTTTCTTACCTTTGTTAACCATGTCCTTTCCTTTCGTTTCTTACTTTTGCTAGCCATTTCCTTTCCTTTCCTACCTTTGCTAACCATGTTCTTTCCTTTCGTTTCTCACCTTTGCTAGCCATTTCCTTTCGTTTCTTACCTTTGCTAGCTATGACCTTTCGTTTCTCACCTTTGCTAGCCATGTCCTTTTCTTTCTTACCTTTGCTAGCCTTGTCCTTTTCTTTCTTACCTTTGCTAGCCATTTCCTTTCCTTGCCTACCTTTGCTAGCCATGTCCTTTCCTTTCTTACCTTTGCTAGCCATGTCCTTTCCTTTCTTACCTTTGCTAACCATGTTCTTTCCTTTCTTACCTTTGCTAACCATGTTCTTTCCATTCGTTTCTTACCTTTGCTAACCATGTTCTTTCCTTATAATCAATAATCCTCCAGATACGAGTTTTACCACTGCATGGTTTTGAAGTACCTTTGTCGCTTTGTATAATACTGTTCTTGAACTCTGTTTTAGTTTTGTAACCTTCTAAAAACTGCATGTAATTCATTAAACAGCATTGTTCCATAAGTTCATGATCTATTTCCCAGTACTCTAATTCCTCTTTGAAAACATTTGGACAAACGTTTGGAGGCAAGTGTAATTTTCCGGTCTGATAAAACACTAGaattgattcaaaacacatggGTGGTCTATTAAAATGAAGTTCTTCTTGCTTTGTGCTTTGAGATGCACTTACTAGTTTTCCTAAACGTGAGCTAGGATGAGTAAGAAGGGATTTTCGAGTAACTTCGTATTTAGTCCCAGATATGTTCAAAAGAATTCTGCTCGAGTTTGTAAAGGGTTCCATCTTCAGTATACTTGGAATGATTACCCTATATCCAATAATATGTAATACCAACCTTACAAAATTATAGAGATGCCAGAACTGAAACATTTAATAGCATAATCGAATGAAGTATTGATAATTAgggaaatgaaagaaaattgtaaacactcattaaaacaataataaaccaATTACTTTCTCAATGGGAATGCACTATCAATGTTTTTCCTTTTATTCTTGTCAATGTATGAACTTGTTCGTTCAGCATGTCTggtatttgatgattaattccATCTTAGTCTAAGCTTGGTAGACTTTAATTATGTGGTTTGTATTGAAATTGATGTTTTTTCGAAAGATATATTAATGTCATCTCCAGTACTTGAAACCTTTTATAAACGCATTTGATATCACCTAGGATGTTAGttcatatcaataaaattaattaacagaaatcattcaaaaatttaTCCCATAACAAATACTTGATAAGAAAAAGGTTCGGATCCTAATTCAAATGTAGAAacattcagaaatataaaaatgtagtaAATACCAAAccgcaaaataaaaaatatacagaagTACGACAATGAAAGAACAAATTGTGAACTATATCAAATTGGAAGTTAACTTATGAAGCAACATTTGAGCAGCATatgcatatggagtatatatctccctgttgatacgatatttcagGGCTTTTATTTCCTTCTATGATTTCATTGATAGAGAATTGCTGCTCACCAGGAAACTTTTCAACCAAGAGTTCAAAGTGgagaagttgaaatcatcccatCGAAAATTTACCgttatggaaaaaaataaaatccgaaaaatactgaactctgaggaaaattcaaaacggatatttcctaatcaaatggcaaattcaaatgataaaacacatcaatcgaatggacaaaaactttcatattcctgacttggtacaggtttCTTCTTAAGTAGTGAATGAGGGAATACATCTGGATTCAAAGCAAGCTttacctttcacttgtatgacattcaAGTAAAATTCCATTATACTCACAACAACATGtcaaacaaacagatataaaaGGTTAACATGTCAAAAATCAGGTACGCAGTCAAATGTGTGAAAtttcttaatcactataaaaaaaactttgtcaTCAAAGAGGAATAAAACGACCTGTCGACACTCAAAAGACAAGGCAAAtgagcaaaaatgaaagacaggAATACAAAATATGAT
Above is a window of Mytilus trossulus isolate FHL-02 chromosome 4, PNRI_Mtr1.1.1.hap1, whole genome shotgun sequence DNA encoding:
- the LOC134716641 gene encoding potassium voltage-gated channel protein Shaw-like; the encoded protein is MEPFTNSSRILLNISGTKYEVTRKSLLTHPSSRLGKLVSASQSTKQEELHFNRPPMCFESILVFYQTGKLHLPPNVCPNVFKEELEYWEIDHELMEQCCLMNYMQFLEGYKTKTEFKNSIIQSDKGTSKPCSGKTRIWRIIDYKERTWLAKVRNEWKEHG